A single genomic interval of Celeribacter indicus harbors:
- the smpB gene encoding SsrA-binding protein SmpB, whose product MAKKKQTPEEKNYKVIAENRRARYDYAIEDDIECGVVLTGSEVKSLRTGQSNIAESYASVEDGELWLTNSYIAPYEQAMFPHEERRKRKLLVSKRELARLWQATGREGMTLVPLVMYFNHRGKVKIKLGIAKGKKNVDKRATEAKRDWNRQKQRLLRQNG is encoded by the coding sequence ATGGCCAAGAAAAAGCAAACGCCCGAAGAAAAGAACTACAAGGTGATCGCCGAGAACCGGCGCGCCCGCTATGACTATGCCATCGAGGATGACATAGAATGCGGGGTCGTGCTCACCGGGTCGGAGGTGAAATCGCTGCGCACCGGGCAATCCAACATCGCCGAAAGCTATGCCTCGGTCGAGGATGGCGAGCTGTGGCTGACGAATTCCTACATCGCGCCCTACGAGCAGGCGATGTTCCCCCATGAGGAACGGCGCAAACGCAAGCTTCTCGTGTCGAAACGCGAGCTTGCCCGGCTCTGGCAGGCGACCGGGCGGGAGGGCATGACGCTCGTGCCGCTCGTGATGTATTTCAACCATCGCGGCAAGGTGAAAATCAAGCTCGGCATCGCCAAGGGCAAGAAGAATGTCGACAAGCGGGCCACCGAGGCCAAACGCGACTGGAACCGCCAGAAACAGCGTCTCCTGCGCCAGAACGGCTGA
- the dapA gene encoding 4-hydroxy-tetrahydrodipicolinate synthase, which yields MFKGSIPALVTPFKNGAVDVDTLKRLVDWHVEQGSDGLVPVGTTGESPTLTHEEHRRVIEIVVETAAGRIPVIAGAGSNNTVEGIGFMEHAAKVGADAALVVTPYYNKPTQKGLIAHFTAMHDAADLPIVIYNIPGRSVIDMTPATMGELAKLPRIVGVKDATGDLSRVAKTRIACGTGFCQLSGEDATALGFNAHGGVGCISVTANVAPKLCAEMQAATRAGDYARALDLTDKLMPLHLAIFLEPGVCGAKYAMSLLDLCSEEVRLPLTPLSEETKEAIRAAMAHAGLL from the coding sequence ATGTTCAAAGGATCCATTCCTGCACTGGTGACGCCGTTCAAGAACGGCGCGGTGGATGTCGATACGCTCAAACGCCTCGTCGACTGGCATGTCGAACAGGGCTCCGACGGGCTCGTGCCGGTGGGCACGACCGGCGAGAGCCCGACGCTCACCCACGAGGAGCACCGCCGGGTGATCGAGATCGTGGTGGAGACCGCCGCAGGCCGCATTCCGGTGATCGCCGGGGCCGGATCGAACAATACCGTCGAAGGCATCGGCTTCATGGAACATGCCGCGAAAGTCGGTGCCGACGCCGCCCTCGTGGTCACGCCCTATTACAACAAGCCGACGCAGAAGGGCCTGATTGCGCATTTCACCGCGATGCACGACGCGGCCGACCTGCCGATCGTGATCTACAACATCCCCGGCCGTTCGGTGATCGACATGACCCCCGCCACGATGGGCGAGCTTGCGAAGCTGCCGCGCATCGTGGGGGTGAAGGACGCGACCGGAGACCTGTCGCGCGTGGCGAAGACACGCATTGCCTGCGGCACCGGCTTCTGCCAGCTCTCCGGCGAGGATGCGACCGCGCTCGGCTTCAACGCCCATGGTGGCGTCGGCTGCATTTCCGTGACCGCGAATGTCGCGCCGAAGCTCTGTGCGGAGATGCAGGCGGCCACGCGCGCAGGCGACTATGCCAGAGCGCTCGACCTTACGGACAAGCTGATGCCGCTGCATCTCGCGATCTTCCTCGAGCCGGGCGTCTGCGGCGCGAAATACGCGATGTCGCTGCTGGACCTGTGTTCGGAGGAGGTGCGCCTGCCGCTCACCCCCCTCTCGGAGGAGACGAAAGAGGCGATCAGGGCGGCGATGGCCCATGCGGGACTTCTCTGA
- the sseA gene encoding 3-mercaptopyruvate sulfurtransferase, translating into MPSTIPERPEHMPPSDPKTLVSTEWLAEHLKAPELRLIDASWYMPAEARDPRADYEAEHIPGARFVDIDEVADLRSELPHMLPPVEKFMSRMRALGIGDGHQVVVYDTAGIFSAPRVWWMFRYFGQENVAVLDGGLPKWKAEGRPVTAEPPVIRDRHMVTSIRGDLVRDVTQVAAASKLGDQTIVDARAAGRFRGEEPEPRPGLRSGHIPNSRNVPSAAVLNPDGTMKSDGELRAIFEAAGVDLTKPAITTCGSGVSAAILSLALTRLGVPVSLYDGSWAEWGMYGDLKVATGEA; encoded by the coding sequence ATGCCCTCCACGATCCCGGAAAGGCCCGAGCACATGCCCCCAAGCGATCCGAAGACGCTCGTTTCGACCGAGTGGCTCGCCGAGCATCTGAAAGCGCCGGAGTTGCGGCTGATAGACGCGAGCTGGTACATGCCCGCCGAGGCCCGTGACCCACGCGCGGACTACGAGGCCGAACATATTCCGGGCGCGCGGTTCGTGGACATCGACGAAGTCGCGGACCTGCGTTCGGAGCTTCCGCACATGCTGCCGCCGGTGGAGAAATTCATGTCGCGCATGCGTGCGCTCGGCATCGGCGATGGGCATCAGGTGGTGGTCTATGACACTGCGGGGATCTTTTCGGCGCCGCGCGTGTGGTGGATGTTCCGGTATTTCGGGCAGGAGAACGTGGCCGTGCTCGATGGCGGGCTGCCGAAATGGAAGGCGGAGGGACGGCCGGTCACCGCCGAGCCGCCGGTGATCCGCGACCGCCACATGGTCACGTCGATCCGCGGCGATCTGGTGCGCGACGTGACCCAGGTCGCGGCGGCCTCGAAACTCGGGGATCAGACGATCGTCGACGCGCGCGCCGCCGGGCGGTTCCGGGGCGAGGAGCCGGAGCCCCGTCCCGGCCTGCGATCCGGCCATATCCCGAATTCCCGCAACGTGCCCTCCGCCGCGGTGCTCAACCCCGATGGCACGATGAAATCCGACGGCGAGCTGCGCGCGATCTTCGAGGCGGCGGGCGTGGATCTGACGAAACCGGCGATCACCACCTGTGGCTCGGGTGTGAGCGCCGCAATCCTGAGCCTCGCGCTCACCCGTCTCGGCGTGCCTGTCTCGCTCTATGACGGATCCTGGGCGGAATGGGGCATGTATGGCGATCTCAAGGTCGCAACTGGAGAAGCGTGA